TGCATTGcactttaaatattataatatttgctttcccgataaaataataattcatatttacgCACTTCTGTCCGTCGACcagaaataaatatctaccttttttcttttttttatattgatttcaTATTGATCGATGTGGATcgatataaatcaaatatcgatatatatgtatcgaaCGTTGATGTTACAAATCGAAATATTGTATTCTTATCGGTTAGAATGCATTTTTGTAAGCTTATTCATCGACCAAGTATGGTTACCCGAGTGTGGTACGTtcgtaacaaaattttttgataACCATAAATCTAAAGTAAAAGTGAAAATTAAGTTGTTGAACAAATTCTAaccttaaataataatattcttacaaTGGCGAGACTTCCACCGCTTAATTATTTCATGGAAAAAGAAGCAGCAAATATGGCTACAAAACgttttaatcttattcttcaAGAAGCATTACAGGAGTACAAAAAAATATGGGCGACCTACTTAGATTTTGTAAGACAGTATCAAGAAACTGATTCTAAATCATTGTTCGAAGAAAAGACtcagacagaaaaaaagatagatgaaaataataaatcctcAGGAAGCATGTATTCTGAAGAACCAAATTCAACTTATTCAATAGAGAATACTCAGCAACAATCTACTTTGGATGTTCATTCTAGTATGGAATCATTGTtcgataagaatatatttgaaaatgtaaGTTCAATGCCAGAAAGTCCTATATTTTTTAGAAACAAatcaaatgttaaaaatatcaattctaatagaaatatttgtatGGATAGTTCTTCTGAAAGCATaagtacaataaataatttaagaaacgataataagcaaGAGATGTCTGATAAAACAAATTCTGCATTTACTGAAGATTCTACGAGTAATGttccttcattatttttatgtagTACTCCGactagaaacaaaaaatgtaatataagtaaaacaaagaatgttaaaaggaACACACAATCCAAAACAGCTACACcattgaataatttaaaaataagaaataatttacgtactataagaaaagagaaagcatTGAACAAAACGCCTTTGCAAGTTATAAACAATATGAGCTTGACACCAAAGAATAATTCTCTAATAGATAagagtaatattaaattaaatacgatATCATATAACATTCAAGTCACATCGACGCCAAGTAgtaagaaattaaaacaaacCAAATTAGTATTTCACAAGACCAAAAAAACGATGGAGctatcaaataatttaaagTCGACTGGTACTCTTGTATTAACAAAGACTGATAAATCTGTATTTAATCAGGACACAATTTCAAAACAATGTACATTAaccaatataataaatacaaagaaaaagggaatagATGATGaacatattgataatatttgtaatcaGACTGAAAAGACAGAAAGCATAATAGAAAGTGcacaaataaaaaacgaattgATATATCAGcaagaatatgaaataaataatcaaatggAAGTAAATGATCCATTAAACATTAGTAATGAATCACTTTCAACTTTCTTTTcagaatatgaaaataatataaatcttgaTCAAAATGTTAACAATTGTAGTATTGATAAAACTTTTTTGCCTTCAGCAAAATCCGAAACTGAATCTCAGCatatcaaaaagaaacaaactaaaatattgaaaacaaaggaaaatgtGATAAATATCATTGATCTAGATGAAGCAGcagaaaagagaattaaattatCTAAAAATAGAAGCTGCAGAGAATGCGAACAATATGGAGAAAAACAATGCTGTCATTTCAGAAATATACCGTATAAGAGAGAAACCACACCAATGGATTTTTGTATCTCTATGTCACCTGATAGCCCTTCAAGTACCACCTAGTtttgtatatctattatttatttataggatttatattcatttattataaattgataaatcaaataatacatttttagtatatagttaatatatagttatactaaagtattagaattaaatattgtaaagaaactttaatatcatgtatatttatgtttgtgtaagtgtaagtatgtatatgtcaAAACCAAAGTATGTActtgtgtaatataattattcatatcttTGTTGTACAACTAGGATCAAGTAAATTCCacacaaattttattaaaatacacgataaaaaataatatcaaaaacttATCCTTTCTGCATTACATTCTATCCCAATAAACAGTctttaaaacatttaaatcGTCGAAACAATCACTTTACTTTGATTGGTATCACTTTTGCAATTCGCgctacatttttttattcacgcTAAATTAGCGCGGGAAAGTTTTAAAATTTGGCGCGCATTAATTTAACCATTATTGTTCCATTCTATTGATAAGTAAACAGAAATAGAACAACAGCGTCACCATCGGATGAATGGATTAAAAAGAGAACCTCATAAAACGTTTCAACCAAACACGTTGAGATAAATAACAGattctcttctttatcgacAGAGTAAACTGAACGTTgctttataatttctatttttgtcatgTACGGCGTCGTCATCGAGAAAATTACTATTACGTATCTTGTCTATCTTGAATTGTTTATTTCGTGTCCGGGAGGGCGCTGTGAAATCGTGGGTCGTGCGCTGAAAGGCAAATGGCCGGTGCAGCGCGTGCGAGCGGGCTACGCGTACGACGACGAGGTGTACATCGCGGCGTATCGTTCGGTGATGTGCAACGAGTAATGTTAAGTGTACGGGACGGTCAGTGAATACCGTGTAAATAAACGTGATGCGAGGGGCCTTACGTTTGAGGCCATGTAAGACCGGTCTGTTGGTGGGCCGGCGATGACCACCGAAAATCCCCCGAGCGCGGTGATGAAATCCGTGTCGGAGGGCGAGCTGGGCGTGGAAGAGGTTGTTAAATCGTACGATACCAAAACCCGAGACTCTGGTTCGAAATTAAAGAGAACCTTTACGCTTCCGAGGAATTTATTACAAAGTGCCACGAGAATGTCGAAGCGTCGAATGAATAAGAGTCGTGATCCCAAGGACGTCAGCAGCGCTGCCAgtgcaaaagaaaattcgaagaaCAACgtgcaacagcagcaacaacagcaacaatatAATACGGTCGATAACAGTATGCAGCAGAACGTAGGAAGATTACACGGTGGGAATAACCAGCAGGCATACCACCAAGAGAAATCTGCCAGCAAGAAAGTCTTCGTAATGTCATCCTGGAAGAAATTCATCAAGATTATGCAACACATGTCGAATGTAGGTACGCAGAACAAAAACTCTCACAGGGACGAGCTCAGTTCTAGTGCAACGGATATTCGAGTGCCACCACCGAGGCCGGCACACATTCCACCAGACAGAGTACCCGGCGTTATAGGTCTGCGCAATCACGGCAACACGTGCTTCATGAACGCCGTACTTCAGTGTCTCTCGCACACAGACATACTAGCCGAGTATTTCGTTCTCGACCAATACAAGGTCGATCTCTCGCGACGTAACAAACTTAATTCGAAGAAGTACGGTACGAAAGGTGAAATAACGGAACAGTTAGCTTTACTTCTAAAAGCAATTTGGAGTTGCCAATATGACCCAGAGATGAGCACCGCTTTTAAAAGCGTTGTTGATAAATATGGTAGCCAATACCGCGGTAATCTTCAACACGATGCCCAGGAGTTCCTTCTCTGGCTTCTTGACAAGGTTCACGAGGATCTTAATCAGGCCACCAAAAAGAAGTACAAGATCATAAAGGTGAGTAAAtacgacaatgataatgacgacgatgatgttgatgatgatgatgatgatgatgatgatgatcatgatcatgatgatgatgatcatgatgatgatggtgatgatggtgacgatgacgacgtcgGCGTTCGTCTTATGCCTACTTCTCCCTTCCTTCACTAAGCCTTCttctccccttctcttttcttttctaagttCCGTTCATTCGATATCTAATACATGCCACGTTTTCTAtcgtgatttcttttttatttttctttctttatgttttatatatatatatatatatatatatcttatcatATCTTATATGAAAACGGTTCTAATTTTAGTTTTGTTTCGGACATTTCTTATCAGATCGTCCGATCGTTTCGACAAATCGATTTCGttcgtatttctctttctatttctcaaaCGACTTTATTCCTTTTGGCATCAATCGATTTACTCTCGACTTACACATGATCGCTTTCACGTTAAATCTCGCATGGCGCGTTGCAACGCTATTGGTCCGTTCGATAGTCGCGTGTCACACGCCGCTTTGACGCGCAAGTTTCGCGCCAAATATTTCCTTGGAAAACGAGCTGACCCAATACGAtcgtattatcgattattatcatattcgatatttctgacaatgtacaatataattatatagtacAAATAGTTTAAGTATTTTCTAATACGTTACAAATGGTTTTGTAATTTtagataatacaatattacgttttttttttattttttttttatttttttttttatttatttattttttttttttgatgataaaaaaaacttaaaaCAAGGAAATCTTTCATATACGTTTAAAGAtcgtaaaatcgattattatcgatatgtaCGATTATGTTATTTATCCTTCACATGTTACATagtttcataattttaaataatacaatatgtgTTTCCAAGAGAATGCATTATGCATAatgcatttaaaatattttatagaaaggATGTTcgtacgattaaaattatgtAATTGAATGAAAGTATCGTACTTAGGAGTGAGACaacttttcttaattttatttcgataatttgtCGGTCTTTTAAATATGCGAAGGTGGATCACGTTCATAGGTTATTTTTAAGTTATTTATGATATGGCTGCCTAAATCAACCATACTATAACTTCGTGTAATGATTGTAACCTTACgcatgattttatttattgcttcgagaaacgagagaagCCGGTTGGTTGGtcgtttgtatgtgtatatgtatttcgGAGACTGCCGAGGCCTTAACCTAAATTTGTTTCACGTTCGGAAAGTATACGTGCTGGGATTTCCAAacgaaattgaaggagatatataaacgattgaccaagaaaaaaattattaagactTATCGTATCGATCCTTCGTGCGTTTCCTTCGTGTCCTTCATGAGAGATTttattttgtgtgtgtgtgtgtgtgtgtgtgtgtatgtgtttttcttttttgcactaataaaaataagaattaatagttaatatagttctgtaattacatataaatatctatagtctaataatttataatagaaggttagaataattataattataaatatatacatatgtgtaaattttttttcttccaatagGTAATCAAAATTCAGttaatatagaattatatGATTAGTGAGTACATATGAtggcaaagaaaaatatttcaagagaaagataagatgATAAAGGTGTCATGATTAGCAAtggaatattattactattaacaatgGAATTGAACGTGAAGTAATTTTTtgcataaaaaaattaacattcatttcctttttattttattttcttttctttttgtctttactttttccgttccctttttatttctgttttttttgtcttacaccatgagcgaaaaaaattacttctttatttatattatgagTTATCACTTGGCTTCAACTTTTTTGAAACTTTCAAACGAAAATACAAGAATCCGATGTGAAAATAGTcatatcagaaaaaaaaaaaaccttagGAAAAGTTTTCCAATATcgtttatttcattgatattcaAGCATACTTTCCATGTAGAGATTCATCAATAtccataaatttaaatttgattcGAGACTCTTTTCGAGTGACATCACATTTAAACCTGGCATAAAATCAGGTCAAGctttttattcgtaatatatttGTGAATGGTAAGAATCATGTTATATCCAATATAtgtaagttcttttttttttctcttaataaaaGATGCAAACAAAATAATTCTCATTTAGGATTAGGTATGTACTTATGTACATACCTTACGTACTtacgttatcgttatcgttagcAGAAACTCTCGAATGGCTCTGAATTCACGGTCGTTACGAAGCAATTAGAGCGCAAATAGAAaattctgttcttttttttcgatgtgTTACTAAATGCTTTTCAAAGTCAGTGGaatgtttcttcttattcgtctctctctctctctctctctctctctctctctctctctctctctctctctctctctctctctctctctgtctgaaACTACATTTGCAATTGAACTGTAACCGAACTTCAATAAAGGGGGATAATGCTATACAATTTTATGCAATTTTATGAACTTCTACCTGAAACTTCGAgtatacatgtacgtatatatattatttataaaaattacatttc
This is a stretch of genomic DNA from Vespa crabro chromosome 3, iyVesCrab1.2, whole genome shotgun sequence. It encodes these proteins:
- the LOC124423007 gene encoding uncharacterized protein PF11_0213-like; translated protein: MARLPPLNYFMEKEAANMATKRFNLILQEALQEYKKIWATYLDFVRQYQETDSKSLFEEKTQTEKKIDENNKSSGSMYSEEPNSTYSIENTQQQSTLDVHSSMESLFDKNIFENVSSMPESPIFFRNKSNVKNINSNRNICMDSSSESISTINNLRNDNKQEMSDKTNSAFTEDSTSNVPSLFLCSTPTRNKKCNISKTKNVKRNTQSKTATPLNNLKIRNNLRTIRKEKALNKTPLQVINNMSLTPKNNSLIDKSNIKLNTISYNIQVTSTPSSKKLKQTKLVFHKTKKTMELSNNLKSTGTLVLTKTDKSVFNQDTISKQCTLTNIINTKKKGIDDEHIDNICNQTEKTESIIESAQIKNELIYQQEYEINNQMEVNDPLNISNESLSTFFSEYENNINLDQNVNNCSIDKTFLPSAKSETESQHIKKKQTKILKTKENVINIIDLDEAAEKRIKLSKNRSCRECEQYGEKQCCHFRNIPYKRETTPMDFCISMSPDSPSSTT